The nucleotide window AAAGACTCGTGAAATTGTAAATGAGTGAACTGCCAAAATGTCAAATTATTAGACTTATACCGTAACATAGCACCATTAATTTGAACATTTGATATTAATCTATGGTATTGGGAGGAGGATTGCTAAAAATTGGCCCACGAATCGAAATTGGGGAAGTGTCCGCCTGGTTTCTGACAAACTCCTGCAGATCAATATAATAATGAACTCCATGCATGGTTATCAGCTGATGCATAAACCATGTAGGGAAAGGCAGTGAAAACGCACTGGAACAACTGGAGCAGGATCcccccacccacccacccaccctTTTCATGTAATAACATTTTAGAGTCATCATTTCATCCTTGATGTAAACGTTAGCTTTTAGTGGGCTCACATATTTTACCTCATCGCTTTATATCATCACTTTCCTCATTGCGTACACacctcctttttaattattattgttctccaacaaaattattgtttctttttgaaTAACAATTTTCCATTTTGGTCATTGGACTAATCAATTCTTCACTACTTAGAAACAGTGATGCAATAAATAAAGATGGTTGATATTGCATAAGAACTCATTGCAAATGATTCACATAGCATTGCCTAATGATGAATAAATCCAGTTGACCTCATTTCTGCAACATATAGTCATATATTGAAATAGGCACTCCTAAGAAAGTATCTGTGCTAGCTTACCATCTTGGACATGGAAAACCTGTTTCATAGTTACTTTGCTTGGATGGCACCAATACCAATGCCAACTTTCTTTGGTAGTTCTAGTAGAATGAAGAAGGCACTTGTTCAGTCCAAATTCTAAATCACCTACATGGGTCAAAAAGTTTTCATAAAGTCAAAAACCACAAGCAATTTATTTCCTGAGGAACCTGTCCACCTTCTCTTGTCTGGCAGGAAACTTGCAGCAAAATGAGGTAACATATTTTAGAAGTGAATTGTTTCATATTTCAAGACACCACAACAAAGACAGATGATTCAaacatagagagagaaaaagctAATAATTCACGCAAGAGGATCATAACAAACCAGCCATCAGTTTGTTCTGGTCAATTCTGATGCCTAACGAAACCAAGTTTTTGAACTTAGGGGCATGGCCTTGGAGTTGacataaaacaatcaaacacaatttttttatattcctgACCGTTTTTACGTCTATAACCAAAAAGCCAAAATCATGCCCATTGAAGATGAAGGATCCATTGAGATCACGCGCCTAAGAAGTTTTAGTGATACGttgttttatcctttaatatacTCTACCCTAAACATACCTCTCACATCTTCATCTAGAAGTGACACGAAAACAAATACAAGGGAAAGAATTCTATAAATCCTATACCTTCAGAATTCTACatgagttaaaaagaaaaacattacacTGATGGTGCTTCGACAAAGACCTCGTTGAGCATGTCATCTTCACAGCCTACCATGCGGAACAGCTCCccatccttttcttcttcatttgagAAATCACGTTTCTCAAGCTTTGCATGAGCTGCAACGAATATCATCTTCTGTGCCCGTTCAAGTCCCACCCTTGAGTTTCTATGGATACAAAACCATTTCATGCAAGACCAATTGCACTTAAACCCGCTTGAGGTCGCATGGAGAAAGATAAGCCTAACTGCAACCTTCCCTAGTGTTTTATACTCACTCAGGCAAGTTTCCCACACTAGTCTGCTGCCTTGAGGATTTGCAATTTTCATCTTTCCAGTCAAAGGGTCTCGCTGTTTAACCTGAACAGCCTGTGCATATAGTGGATCCATACCTTCTGACCTCCATTTCATAAGCTCCATTAAGGCAACATGAGCTTCTTCCCTGGATGCCAAACGGGTTATAAGCTTATCAACATCCTTTTCCTGCTCATGAGTCAAGCACTTGAAAGGTGGAAGGTATTTTCCACTTGTGTCCCTCATCAAATAACGAGGGTCAAGTATAAATGCAGCTGACCATGCTGGGTGATAGTTCTTTCTGAATCTCTTTTCAACTATTTTCTCAACTTGGCCTTCTGCAATATTGAATCTTGCACCCCATTCCTTCACTTTTGCTTTCAACTCTTGCCAAAGAGGAAAGCATTCCCCTATCAACGGCCGCTCAGTCTCAATCTCTTGAGCCATCCCTCTAATGAGCTTCATTAGCGAATAAACGGCTTCCAAATCATTCCAAAAACCCTCACTTTGAATCATCCCAGAGACCTCCCTAGCGACAGGATCCTCCACACATATCAACTTATATGACTCGTCTAAGATAACCATTTGGAGCACACGGGCACAGCTCAATACATCCTCCAACATTGCATAAACAGGCGCAAAGTCCTTTACACAATCACATTTGCACCAAGGAACTCGAAGCAACCCAGTGTAATCAAGCTCCTGCATCCTGTACTTCTGGAAGCTACTCCTAACTTGAGatgcattatttacaaaattagCAAGCTTCAAGCAATTTTCAATAACAGTCCTGAAAAGTTGAAGCTCCTTGCTAAAATCCTTGATCAAACTAACAAACCCCTGAATCTGACAAGAAATATTCACCATCCACGGATACTGAATCTCCAAGTTCCTCAAAGCCTCAGCCTTGTACTTATCAGAAACTATCCCAGCACATCTCTGCAAACCACTACCACATATCCCCGTCACTGCCCCCCACATAATCTCCTCTGCATACTTCGACGACGCTGTTCCTCCTCCAGTTATCACTGCCTTGTGAAACACACTAGCTCCATTTGGAAGATTAACACCAAACTTAACCAAATTATCTTCCCCACTACAACATTTATTACTCTTCCATCCATTACATGCAACTTGAAAGAACATAGCATCTCTAATTCTAGCTTCCACCTCAGATTTTGCCTCATAAAACCGATTTTCAAGCCTAGCACCAGACAATTCCCTCCTTGACAAACAAGGCAAACCAACTTGATTAAGAAAAGCTCTAAACGTTGGATGCTCAAGACTAGAAAATGATACTGACCCACAAACCTCATAAAACCAATCACTCAGTAACTCAAGAGCAGAATCAATCTGGTCCTTGTTTAACAAGGGACCTGGTGAAGCTTTTGG belongs to Populus nigra chromosome 18, ddPopNigr1.1, whole genome shotgun sequence and includes:
- the LOC133678775 gene encoding uncharacterized protein LOC133678775, with the protein product MASTSSTPSDPSISIHDDTAIRAVNKRYEGLVTVKTKAIKGKGAWYWAHLEPILMKNPDTNLPKAVKLKCCLCEAVFSASNPSRTATEHLKKGTCPNFVSVSRPNSAISPLPISSLPSPPSNNHRKRSSQIGTALKSLALVESNKYCDQVGYFNSGFTPKGQDLVLSGGKEDLGALAMLEDSVKRLKSPKASPGPLLNKDQIDSALELLSDWFYEVCGSVSFSSLEHPTFRAFLNQVGLPCLSRRELSGARLENRFYEAKSEVEARIRDAMFFQVACNGWKSNKCCSGEDNLVKFGVNLPNGASVFHKAVITGGGTASSKYAEEIMWGAVTGICGSGLQRCAGIVSDKYKAEALRNLEIQYPWMVNISCQIQGFVSLIKDFSKELQLFRTVIENCLKLANFVNNASQVRSSFQKYRMQELDYTGLLRVPWCKCDCVKDFAPVYAMLEDVLSCARVLQMVILDESYKLICVEDPVAREVSGMIQSEGFWNDLEAVYSLMKLIRGMAQEIETERPLIGECFPLWQELKAKVKEWGARFNIAEGQVEKIVEKRFRKNYHPAWSAAFILDPRYLMRDTSGKYLPPFKCLTHEQEKDVDKLITRLASREEAHVALMELMKWRSEGMDPLYAQAVQVKQRDPLTGKMKIANPQGSRLVWETCLSEYKTLGKVAVRLIFLHATSSGFKCNWSCMKWFCIHRNSRVGLERAQKMIFVAAHAKLEKRDFSNEEEKDGELFRMVGCEDDMLNEVFVEAPSV